A portion of the Salvelinus fontinalis isolate EN_2023a chromosome 32, ASM2944872v1, whole genome shotgun sequence genome contains these proteins:
- the LOC129830728 gene encoding zinc finger TRAF-type-containing protein 1-like, with protein sequence MSSMEERGEVGVAAAPGSSGGLAVGAALETVVGGPSMQEEVGFRRGEGLGPESDPDEPPPKKRMRLPEGESGKLEERLYSVLCCTVCLDLPKASVYQCTNGHLMCAGCFIHLLADSRLKEEQATCPNCRCEITKSLCCRNLAVEKAVSELPTDCPFCLKQFPRSSLERHQKEECQDRVTQCKYKRIGCPWKGPFHELPAHEEECCHPTKTGTELMGILGEMDQSHSRELTLYNSIFSLLCYEKIGFTEVQFRPYRTDDFITRLYYESPRFTVLNQTWVLKARVNDSERNPNLSCKRTLSFQLILKSKVNSAIECSFLLLKGPYDDVRIKPVIHHHAFSNDTNETDYVPLPITDSVECNKLLAAKNINLRLFIFQIQK encoded by the exons ATGTCCTCGATGGAAGAGCGTGGTGAGGTGGGCGTCGCGGCGGCTCCAGGCTCCTCAGGCGGACTGGCGGTGGGGGCAGCCCTGGAGACAGTGGTCGGTGGGCCATCAATGCAAGAGGAGGTGGGCTTCCGAAGAGGAGAGGGGCTCGGGCCCGAGTCGGACCCGGACGAGCCGCCGCCCAAGAAGCGGATGAGACTGCCGGAGGGAGAGTCGGGAAAGCTGGAAGAGAGGCTGTATTCAGTGCTGTGCTGCACGGTGTGTTTAGACCTGCCCAAAGCCTCCGTTTATCAG TGCACCAACGGTCACCTGATGTGTGCTGGCTGTTTCATCCACCTGCTGGCTGACTCTCGTCTGAAAGAGGAACAGGCCACTTGTCCTAACTGCAG gtgtgaGATCACCAAGTCCCTGTGTTGTAGGAACCTGGCTGTAGAGAAGGCTGTGAGTGAGCTGCCCACAGACTGTCCCTTCTGTCTCAAACAGTTCCCTCGCTCCAGCCTAGAGAGGCACCAGAAAGAGGAGTGCCAAGACAG GGTGACGCAGTGTAAGTATAAGCGGATTGGCTGCCCATGGAAGGGACCGTTCCACGAGCTACCGGCCCACGAGGAGGAGTGCTGCCATCCCACCAAGACTGGCACAGAGCTGATGGGCATCCTGGGGGAGATGGACCAGAGCCACAGCAGAGAACTAACCCTTTACAACTCTATATTCTCCCTGCTCTGTTACGAGAAGATAGGCTTCACAG agGTCCAGTTCAGGCCGTACCGGACAGATGACTTCATAACTCGTCTGTACTATGAAAGTCCTCGTTTCACCGTGTTGAACCAGACCTGGGTACTGAAGGCCAGAGTCAATGACTCAGAACGCAACCCTAACCTCTCGTGCAAACGCACCCTCTCCTTCCAACTCATCCTCAAGagcaag GTGAACTCGGCTATAGAGTGTTCCTTCCTGCTGTTGAAAGGTCCGTACGATGATGTGAGGATCAAGCCTGTGATTCACCATCATGCGTTCAGCAACGACACCAACGAGACTGACTACGTCCCCCTGCCCATCACCGACTCTGTGGAGTGTAACAAACTACTGGCCGCTAAGAACATCAACCTACGTCTCTTCATCTTCCAGATCCAGAaatag